GTAGGCGAAGAGCGTGGAAACCATGGCCAGCCCGACGGCCGAGAGCAGCCCAATCGATACGGCCGGCGGAAACAGCGGCTGCAGGTTCGCCGCGCTGCCTTGTCCGGTGACGATCGCGAGGCCGATCAGCAGCACGAGCCCTGAGACCTTGAGGATCGTGAACAGGTTCTGCACGCCCGCACCCTGCTTGACGCCGCGGGTGTTGATGAAGCCGAGCGCCACGAGCAGGACGAGGCCGAGCACTTTCTCGGCCCAGAGCGTCAGCGGAATGAAGAGCTTCAGGTAGAGCAGGAAGGCGCTCGTCAGCGCCGCGACCGAGCTCGGGATCGCGACGAGCATGATCGTCCAGCCGTACAGGTACGCCCAGAACGGCCCGTAGGCCTCGCGCATGTAGACGTACAGCCCGCCCGAGTGCGGCAGCATCGTGCCGAGCTCGGCGAGCGTGAGCGCCCCGCACAGCACGAGCAGCCCGGAGAAGACCCAGATGGCGATCACCATGCCGGGCTCCGGCACGCGCTGGGCGATCAGGCTGGGCACGACGAAGATGCCGGACCCGATGACCGAGCCCACGAGCAGCGCGGCACCGTCGAAGAAGCTCAGCTTGCGAGGCAGATCCGGCGCGCCGGGCGGGGTCACGCGGCGGAGCGTACCACACGGACCGGCGGCGCCGGCCGATCAGTAGCCGATCGCGAGCCCGTCCTTGCGGATGTCGGACGCGCCAGACAGCGCGCCCGTCTGCGGGTCGATCACGATGGCCTGGCCGCCGCCCATGAACGTGCGGTGCTCCACGCCCTCCGGCGGCAGCACGCGCTGGTGGCCGCGCGCGACGAGCCCCTGAATCACTGCGTCGCCGAGCTCCGGCTCCATCATCACGCCCTTGCCGCTGATGTAGCGGACGCGCGGCGCGTCGATCGCCTGCTGCAGGTTGAGCCCGCGCTCGACCAGGTTCAGGAGCACCTGCACGTGCCCTTGCGTCTGGATGTCACCGCCCATCACGCCGTACGACATGAAGAGCTTGCCGTCCTTGAAGACCATCGCGGGCACGAGCGTGTGGAACGGCCGTTTGCCGGGCGCGTACAGGTTCGGATGATTCGCCTCGAGCGTGAAGCCCGTGCCGCGGTTGTGCAGCATGATGCCGGTATCGCCCGCCACGATCCCCGAGCCGAACGCGTTGAACAGGCTGTTGATGAACGACACCGCGTTGCGGTCCTTGTCCACGATCGTGAAGTAGGTCGTATCCGCGCCCAGGTTGAACTGGCCGGGGGCCGGCACGTCGATCGCCTTCTCGGGGTCGATGAGCTTCCGGCGCTCGGCTGCGTACGGCTTGGCGATCAGCTCGGCCACCGGGAGCTTCGCGAACGCGGGATCGGCGATCCACCGGTTGCGATCGGCGAACGCGATCTTGGTCGCCTCGATCAGCGTGTGGTAGTAGCGCACCGGATCGCCCTTCATCGCCTGGAGATCGATGCCTTCCAGGATGTTGGCGAGGATGAGCCCCGTGAGCCCCTGGTTGTTCGGCGGCAGCTCGTACAGCGTGTAGCCCTTGTAGGTCGTCGAGATCGGCTGGACCCACTCGGCGGACTTCGCCTGGGCGGCGAAATCCTCCATCGAAAGATAGCCGCCGTGCTGCTGGACGTAGTCGACGATCGCCTTCGCGATCGGTCCTTTGTAGAAGGCGTCGCGGCCTCCGGCCGCGAGCGTCCGCAACGTGCGCGCGAGGTTTTTCTGGACGAAGATCGTGCCGGCGACCGGCGGCTGCCCGTTCAGCAGATAGGTCGACGCCGCCGCCTCGGTCTCCTGGAGCTTGCCGACCTCGGGAATCCAGTCGGCGGCGATCTTCTCGGCGACCGGGAAGCCCTGCTCGGCGTAGCCGATCGCCGGCGCCAACAGCTCGGGCAGCCGCTTCGTCCCGTATTTCTCGAGCAGCGTGATCCAGCCGTCCACGGCGCCTGGCGTCGTGATCACCTCCATGCCCTTGAGCGGCATGGCGGTCATGTTCTTCTCGCGGAAGTGATCGAGCGTGAGCGCGCGCGGCGCCCGGCCGCTCGAGTTGAGCGCCTCGAGCTTCTGGGTCTTCGCCCAGTAGACCATCGCGAACGCGTCGCCGCCGACGCCCGTCATGCTCGGCTCGGTCACGTTGAGCATGGCCGCCACGGCGATCGCGGCGTCGACGGCATTGCCGCCGTGCTCGAGGATCTCGAGGCCGACCTGCGAGGCGAGCGGCTGGCTGGTCGCGACCATGCCGTGCGTCGAGCGCACGACCGCGCGGTGCATCGGCACGCCGCTGAACCAGCCCCCGGCCTCCGCGCCACGCGCGGGCGCCGAGCCCGCCACCGGGGCCGGCTCGGGCCGGCCGCATCGCGCCGCACCGACGCCCATCGCCGTCACCATCATCACGAGGAGCCAGAGACGAGAGGAGATGCGCATGGCGCCTATTCTCGTCTGCTTTCTCGGTACGACCAAGAGCCGGCTCGAAGAGCAGGCCGCACGAGACGCCGACTTGCCAAGCCGGCCACGATCGCCCATCCTAGCCGTCACTCGACGCACGCGGGTGCGACGGGTTCCATTCAGGAGGCATCCATGTCGATTCGACAGGCGATCGGGGCCGCGGGGATCGTGCTCGCGTTCGGAGCTGGGTTCACCGCGCGCGGCATCATCGGAGACGCCGCGCCCACGGTGCAGGCTCAGGGCAATCACGTCTGGGAGCTGCGCACCTACACGGCCGCACCCGGCAAGTGGGAGAACATCAACGCGCGATTCCGGAACCACACGCTGCGCCTCTTCGCCAAGCACGGCCAGTCCGGCGTCGCGTACCTGACGCCGACCGAAGGGTCGCTCAAAGGCAACACGCTGATCTACGTGCTGCAGCACGACAGCCGCGCGGCAGCCGACAAGTTCTGGGCGGCGTTCCAGGCCGATCCGGAATGGGTCAAGGCGAAGGCCGAGTCCGAGGCGAACGGCCCGATCACGTCGAAGGTCGAGCGCCTGTGGCTCGAGCCGACGGACTACTCGCAAGTCAAGTAAGGCTGACGGCTCGAGGCTTACGACTTAGAGAGAGCGGCTTACGGCTGAGCGCCGTAAGCCGCAAGCCCTGAGCCGTCAGCCGCCCTTCTCACTTCATCGAGTTCAGGAACTCCAGCAGGTCCGCGATCTGCTGATGCGACAGGCCGCTCAGCAGGCCTTCAGGCATCGGCGAGATGCGCACGGCCTGGCGGGACGCGATGTCGGCCGCGCGCAGTTGGCGCGGCGCCTCGGCACCGACCTGCAGCGACACCGTGTCCGCCGTCTCGCCCTTGACGATGCCGGTGAGCTGCTCGCCGTTCTTCAGCGTGATGGTCACCGTCTGGTACTCGACGCCGATGGCATCGCTCGGATTGATGATGCTGTCGAGCATCGCCTGCTTGCCGTACTTCGACCCGATGTGCGACAGGTCCGGCCCGATCTTCTCCGGACCGCTACCGAGGTTGTGGCACGCGGCGCAGCCGGCTTCGTTCTCGTACACTTTGCGCCCTTCGGCCGGCCGGCCGGCATAGCTCAGGTCGAGCTCGAACGCGGTCGGCACGACGCCGGACGCCGGCAGCGGAATCACCTTGGCCGCCCGCTGCCGCACCGCCACGTACGCGGGATCGCTCGGCATGGTCGTCCGCGCGGTGCGCAACTGCGCGGGGCCGAGCGCCCGGCCGCTCGCCGGCGGCGGCGTGGCGTAGTTGGTCAGGTTGCGCGCGAGCGCCGTCAGCTCGGTCGGCAGCTTTCCGGCTTCCGCGAGGTCGAGGATCGCGTTCAGGCCCGGCACCGTCTTGGCCAGCAGCCGCAACGCTTCGGTGCGGACCTCGTTCGGCGCGTCGCTCTGGATGAGCTGCTGCGCCCAGCTCACTTCGGCCGCGGCGTTGAGCGTGCTGATCACGCGAATGGCGGCCGAACGGACCGGCGCCGGGCCGCTGTCGGCCAGGCTCTTCAGGTCCGCGACGTACTTCGGATCCTTCGTGCCGGCGATCGCTTCGACGGCCGCCGCGCGCGCGGGCGCCGCCGCGTCGGACTTGGCGAGCGCCATCAGATCCGGCAGGAACTGCTGATCGAGCGCCGGATCGGCGAGCGTCACCGCCGTGGCCTGAGCGCCCGGCAGCGTGAGGCCCTTGCGCACGACCGACGCGAAGGCCGGCGCTTTGCGCGCGTCCATCCACCAACTGAACAGTTGATGGCTGTAGGCCGCGAACGCGCGCTCGGCCAGCGGCGCCGGCGAGTTCGCCGCGACGATGAACGACTCGATGGCGCGAGCCGCCTCCGGCCACTGCATCTGGCCGAGCGTGTCGATGGCGGCCTGCCGATCGGCCACCGGCGCGGACGTGCTGTTCATCGTGGCGATCAGGTCCGGCACCGCGGTCTTCGGACGCATGCCCCAGACGAGCTGGCCGAACTGCGCGGCCGTCTTGCCGGGGTACTGCTGCGTGAGCCGCGCGTACAGCGCATCCTCGCGGCCACGGGCGGCGATGTTGAACGCTTCGAGATACCAGCGATCCGTGCCGTCGAACTGTCCGGCCAGCTCGACCATCGCGTCGAGCCACTCCTTGGACGGCGTGACCTGCTCCGGATAGGCGTACGGCGGCAGCATCAACGAGGGGCTCGCGTCGCGCAGCATCAACGCCACCTCGCGGCGCACGGCCGGCGACGGATCGCGCAGCACCGGCTTCGAGAACGCGAGCATGTCGGCACCGTTGGCGTGCGCGACACGCAGCGCGAGGACGCGGAAGCGCGGCTCGCGATGGCTCAACGCCTCCTTCAGCGCGCCGTTTCCAGCCGGGCCGAGCGAGCCGAGCAGCCACAGCGCCCGCGCCTTCACGACCGGATCGTTCTGTTTCCACAGGCTCTGCAGGAGCGACACCGCTCCCTGCCCCTGCGACTTGATCGCCTGATAGGCGAGGTAGAAACGTGACTGGTTCGGCGAGCTGAACGCTTCGCGCAACCCGGCCGGCGTCGAGAGGTTCAGCGCCGGCACCGCCGGCTTGTTGCCCGTCGGCGCGAGCCGGTAGACGCGCCCCATCTTGCCCTCGGGGTCGCCCATCTGGTGACCGCCGACGCCCGGGTCGTACCAGTCCGCGACGAACACCGCGCCGTCGGGCGCCACGGCGACGTCGGACGGGCGCATCCACGTGTCGTCGCCGCCGGTCAGCACTTCCTCGACGCCGGCGACGAAGCCCGCGCCCACGACGTCCGTCGGGTACATCGCGAGACGCCGCGGTCCGGCATCGGCATGGAAGAGCTGATGCCGGTACTTCGACGGCAGCAGCGTCCCCTCGTACACGAGCAGCCCGCACGGCGACCCGGCGCCGATCCGGTAGACATTGGGCGCCACACCAGGCAGCTCCTGGTGCCAGTGCGTGCTCCGATCTTCGGTCCAGGTGCGGTTCAGCGGCCCGCGGAAGCCGTAGTTGCCGCCTTCCATGTTGTACATGAGCCGCGTCTGCGCGTTCCCGTCATCGTCGTTGTCGGTCTGCCAGACGTTGCCGAACGAGTCGACGGCCACCTCGTACGGATTTCGGAAGTTCTGGCCGAGCACCTCGAGGTTCGTGCCGTCGGGGTTCATCCGCATCACGACGCCTTCGTAGTAGCCGGGGGTCGGACGCGTGTTGGCGCCGGTGCCCTGCGTCTGGACGTGCCGGCCCGATCGGTCGGTGACGTCCATGCCGGTGTTGCCCTGGTTGAAGTAGTACTTGCCGTCGGGACCGAAGACGACCGCGTGCAGGCCGTGGTCGTGGTCGATGCCGGCGAACCCGGTCAGCAGCACTTCCTTGCTCAGGATCTTGTCGTCCTTGTCCTTCGTGTAGACGATGATATCGGGAGACTGCGAGACGTAGACCTTGTCGCCCAGCACCGCGATGCCGAGGGGCACGCGGATGTCGGGGCTCTGATCGAACACCTTCGCGTTGTCGGCCGTGCCGTCCTGGTTCGTGTCCTCGAGGATCACGATGCGGTCGCCCTCGGGGCGCAGGTCCGGAAGATTGCGCGCCTTGCGGCGGTAGTTCTGGCCTTCGAGGACCCAGACGCGACCGCGTTCGTCGATCGTCATGTCGGTCGGGTTGGTGATCATCGGCTCGGACGCGAAGAGCTTGGCCTCGAGCCCCGGGGCGACCTTGAGGGCGCTCAACGTCTTGTCGGCGCTCTGCTGGCCGCGGACGCCCACGCCCACGCTGACCGCCATCAGGAACAGGAAGTAAGGGACGACTCGCTTCATAGAGATCTCCGCCGGTCTGCCGGCTCCAATACGCAAGGAAGAGCGGTGTAACATCCTACTCCGAACATCGGATCATCGGGGTATCGGGTCATCGGGACATCGGCATCGGAGCATCGGGCCCATCGGAACACCGGCCCGATCGAGCATCGGGCCATCGAGATTGAGGTCCGATGACATGCCGATCTCCCGCGCGGCCACGCCTGATCGGAGTGTCCAATGCGTCTCCAAGTTCTGCTCCTGACGACCGCCGCCCTCATCGCCGCGTTTGCGGTGCCGGCCGCGGCTCAAACGTTGAAGCTCGGCGAAGTCATGGTGTTTCTCACGCCCGACCTCAAACCCGAGGCGGACCTCGCGGCCTTCGAGCGGCAGGTCACGACCGAGCTTGCGCCCGCCTGGGCGAAGGCGGCGCCGGGCATGTCGCTGCACCTCGTCAAGAAGGATCGCGGGCCGCGCCAGGGTCAGTACCTGCTGGTCTGGATCACCGACACGATCGCGCGGCACAAGAGCTACGAAGCCGCGTCGGGCGACGTCCCGTTCCGCGCCGCCGTCATGAGCCAGGCCGGCGATCCGCGCACGGCGCTCGCAGCGTATTCAAAGGGGCCTGGCACCTACAACGAGTACCACCTCGTGCATCCCGAGAACATCGGCGCCCCGCTGCCTTCCGTCGACGTCCTCGGTAATCACCACATCAAGGTGCGCCCGAGCGCGTGGCAGCGTTCGACACGTTCATCGGCGCGAAGCTCCACCCGGCGGTGGGCAACCTGCAGCCGGACCTCCGCCTGCTCTACTACAAGCCGGTCCGAGGCGCCTCGCCCTCCGACTACATCACCGTCATCGCGCTCACGAAGGCGTCGCGCGACAAGTACTGGCCGAAGGGCGCGGACTCGGACGTCCTCAAGTCGACGTTCACCCCGCCCGTGAGGGCGCTGGCGACCGAGCTGGAAACCTACCTCGTGCCCGGCACGTGGGGCACCGGCATGACGGCCGCCGTCTACGAAGCGAAGGAATGGGGGGACTGGACGGTGCTCAATTAGCGCGCTCCCAAGAGCTTCCGGCCGCCCGATGCGATAATCCACGGCCATGCACGTCGTCATCACCGGGGGCGCGGGGTTTCTGGGACAGCGGCTGGCGAAGGCGCTGCTCGAGCGCGGCACGCTGCGCGGCGCACGAGGTGGGCAGGAACGCATCGAGCAACTGACGCTCGTCGACGTCGGCACGAGCCCGCTGAGCGATCCGCGGATCCGCCACGTGGCCGGCGACCTCGCCGATCCGGCGACGCTCGACCGCGTGATCGACCGCGACACGACGTCGATCTTTCATCTGGCGGCCGTCGTCAGCGGGCAGGCCGAAGCCGATCTCGATCTCGGGTTGCGGGTGAATCTCGATGCGTCGCGGCGTCTGTTCGATCGCTGCGGCCTGCTCGGTCATCGACCGCGGCTCGTGTTCACGAGCTCGGTCGCCGTCTACGGTGGGGCACTGGCCGAAGGCGCCAGCGAGGCCACGGCTCCCAACCCTCAGACGTCGTACGGCACGCAGAAGGCGATGGCGGAGCTGCTGCTCGACGACTACTCGCGACGCGGTCTGGTCGATGGTCGCTCGCTGCGGCTGCCGACGATCGTGGTGCGGCCCGGCAAGCCGAACGCCGCGGCCTCGAGCTTCGCGAGCGGCATCATCCGCGAGCCTCTGAACGGCCAGCCGTCGGTCTGCCCGGTGCCGCCCGAGACGGTGATGTGGGTGCTCTCGCCGCCGACGGTCGTCGACGCCTTCATCCACGCGCACGAGCTGGCGGCCGAGGCGTTCGGCACGAGCCGCATCGTGAACGTGCCGGGCCTGTCGGTGTCGGTGCGGGAGATGGCCGACGCGCTCGAGCGCGTGGCCGGCCGCGAGGTCGGGCAGCGTGTCGAGTGGAAGGAGGATCCGGCGATCTGCCGGATCGCCGCGACCTGGCCCGGCACGCTGAACGCCTCGCGCGCCCTCGGCCTCGGATTCCGCGCCGACTCGGACTT
This portion of the Acidobacteriota bacterium genome encodes:
- a CDS encoding SDR family oxidoreductase, with translation MHVVITGGAGFLGQRLAKALLERGTLRGARGGQERIEQLTLVDVGTSPLSDPRIRHVAGDLADPATLDRVIDRDTTSIFHLAAVVSGQAEADLDLGLRVNLDASRRLFDRCGLLGHRPRLVFTSSVAVYGGALAEGASEATAPNPQTSYGTQKAMAELLLDDYSRRGLVDGRSLRLPTIVVRPGKPNAAASSFASGIIREPLNGQPSVCPVPPETVMWVLSPPTVVDAFIHAHELAAEAFGTSRIVNVPGLSVSVREMADALERVAGREVGQRVEWKEDPAICRIAATWPGTLNASRALGLGFRADSDFDDIIRQYMRDELGAPRAEATSR
- a CDS encoding NIPSNAP family protein — encoded protein: MSIRQAIGAAGIVLAFGAGFTARGIIGDAAPTVQAQGNHVWELRTYTAAPGKWENINARFRNHTLRLFAKHGQSGVAYLTPTEGSLKGNTLIYVLQHDSRAAADKFWAAFQADPEWVKAKAESEANGPITSKVERLWLEPTDYSQVK
- a CDS encoding c-type cytochrome — its product is MKRVVPYFLFLMAVSVGVGVRGQQSADKTLSALKVAPGLEAKLFASEPMITNPTDMTIDERGRVWVLEGQNYRRKARNLPDLRPEGDRIVILEDTNQDGTADNAKVFDQSPDIRVPLGIAVLGDKVYVSQSPDIIVYTKDKDDKILSKEVLLTGFAGIDHDHGLHAVVFGPDGKYYFNQGNTGMDVTDRSGRHVQTQGTGANTRPTPGYYEGVVMRMNPDGTNLEVLGQNFRNPYEVAVDSFGNVWQTDNDDDGNAQTRLMYNMEGGNYGFRGPLNRTWTEDRSTHWHQELPGVAPNVYRIGAGSPCGLLVYEGTLLPSKYRHQLFHADAGPRRLAMYPTDVVGAGFVAGVEEVLTGGDDTWMRPSDVAVAPDGAVFVADWYDPGVGGHQMGDPEGKMGRVYRLAPTGNKPAVPALNLSTPAGLREAFSSPNQSRFYLAYQAIKSQGQGAVSLLQSLWKQNDPVVKARALWLLGSLGPAGNGALKEALSHREPRFRVLALRVAHANGADMLAFSKPVLRDPSPAVRREVALMLRDASPSLMLPPYAYPEQVTPSKEWLDAMVELAGQFDGTDRWYLEAFNIAARGREDALYARLTQQYPGKTAAQFGQLVWGMRPKTAVPDLIATMNSTSAPVADRQAAIDTLGQMQWPEAARAIESFIVAANSPAPLAERAFAAYSHQLFSWWMDARKAPAFASVVRKGLTLPGAQATAVTLADPALDQQFLPDLMALAKSDAAAPARAAAVEAIAGTKDPKYVADLKSLADSGPAPVRSAAIRVISTLNAAAEVSWAQQLIQSDAPNEVRTEALRLLAKTVPGLNAILDLAEAGKLPTELTALARNLTNYATPPPASGRALGPAQLRTARTTMPSDPAYVAVRQRAAKVIPLPASGVVPTAFELDLSYAGRPAEGRKVYENEAGCAACHNLGSGPEKIGPDLSHIGSKYGKQAMLDSIINPSDAIGVEYQTVTITLKNGEQLTGIVKGETADTVSLQVGAEAPRQLRAADIASRQAVRISPMPEGLLSGLSHQQIADLLEFLNSMK
- the ggt gene encoding gamma-glutamyltransferase codes for the protein MHRAVVRSTHGMVATSQPLASQVGLEILEHGGNAVDAAIAVAAMLNVTEPSMTGVGGDAFAMVYWAKTQKLEALNSSGRAPRALTLDHFREKNMTAMPLKGMEVITTPGAVDGWITLLEKYGTKRLPELLAPAIGYAEQGFPVAEKIAADWIPEVGKLQETEAAASTYLLNGQPPVAGTIFVQKNLARTLRTLAAGGRDAFYKGPIAKAIVDYVQQHGGYLSMEDFAAQAKSAEWVQPISTTYKGYTLYELPPNNQGLTGLILANILEGIDLQAMKGDPVRYYHTLIEATKIAFADRNRWIADPAFAKLPVAELIAKPYAAERRKLIDPEKAIDVPAPGQFNLGADTTYFTIVDKDRNAVSFINSLFNAFGSGIVAGDTGIMLHNRGTGFTLEANHPNLYAPGKRPFHTLVPAMVFKDGKLFMSYGVMGGDIQTQGHVQVLLNLVERGLNLQQAIDAPRVRYISGKGVMMEPELGDAVIQGLVARGHQRVLPPEGVEHRTFMGGGQAIVIDPQTGALSGASDIRKDGLAIGY